A genomic window from Triticum urartu cultivar G1812 chromosome 7, Tu2.1, whole genome shotgun sequence includes:
- the LOC125522977 gene encoding actin-related protein 3-like, with amino-acid sequence MDPSERPAVVFDNGTGYSKLGFAGNSEPSFTIPTVVAVNESFLDQSEQCSSANWLAQYNAGVMADLDFFIGDEALSHFKSSGLYSLRSPIRHGQVNDWDTMERFWQQSIFNYLRCNPEEHYFLLTDSPVSTPESRECMGEIMFETFNVPGLYISVQSVLSLSAGFAYLKSLSEEDSEDSVSDMTGVVVDIGDGAPHIVPVVNGYVIGSSIKSFPLSGSDVTQFVMQLLQERGELLPPDDALDIARRVKETYCYTPSDIVKEFKKHDSKPSKYIKQWSAIKPKTGVPYTVDIGYERFLGPEVCPYTVFYHSISWEFFMQWAYSLFSLCFKIDVVLALPFFLRMLVSLRCQCNLSHSVLTLPLINNKQQLSL; translated from the exons ATGGACCCCTCCGAGCGCCCCGCCGTCGTATTCGACAACGGCACCGG GTATAGCAAACTTGGGTTTGCTGGTAACTCCGAGCCGTCTTTCACCATCCCTACTGTAGTAGCTGTGAATGAATCTTTCTTGGACCAATCAGAGCAGTGCAGTAGTGCAAATTGGCTAGCACAGTATAATGCAGGTGTCATGGCTGATCTTGATTTTTTTATCGGGGATGAGGCTCTGTCACATTTCAAATCTAGTGGCCTGTACAGTTTAAGAAGCCCAATTCGTCATGGTCAG GTGAATGACTGGGATACAATGGAGAGATTTTGGCAGCAATCCATTTTCAATTATCTACGGTGCAATCCTGAGGAACACTACTTCCTACTTACAGATAGTCCTGTCAGTACGCCGGAAAGTCGTGAATGTATGGGAGAAATTATGTTTGAGACCTTTAATGTCCCTGGTCTATATATTTCTGTGCAATCTGTGCTCAGCCTTTCTGCTGGATTTGCATATCTGAAAAGTCTTTCTGAAGAGGATTCAGAAGATTCTGTG TCTGATATGACAGGTGTAGTAGTTGACATTGGGGATGGAGCTCCACATATTGTGCCAGTTGTGAACGGCTATGTAATTGGGAGTAGCATAAAGTCTTTTCCTCTTTCCGGAAGTGATGTAACTCAGTTTGTTATGCAGCTCTTACAG GAAAGGGGTGAGCTTCTTCCACCTGATGATGCTTTGGATATAGCTCGTAGGGTGAAAGAAACGTATTGCTATACTCCTTCAGACATTGTCAAG GAGTTCAAGAAGCATGACAGCAAGCCTAGTAAATATATCAAACAATGGTCTGCAATCAAACCGAAGACTGGGGTTCCATACACAGTTGACATTGGATATGAGCGTTTTCTTGGACCAGAGGTTTGTCCGTACACCGTATTCTACCATTCAATTTCGTGGGAATTTTTCATGCAGTGGGCCTATTCATTATTCTCCCTCTGTTTCAAAATAGATGTTGTTTTAGCCTTGCCATTTTTTCTCAGAATGCTTGTCAGTTTACGTTGTCAATGCAATTTAAGTCATTCTGTTCTTACTTTACCCTTAATCAACAACAAACAACAActaagcctttag